In Meleagris gallopavo isolate NT-WF06-2002-E0010 breed Aviagen turkey brand Nicholas breeding stock chromosome 5, Turkey_5.1, whole genome shotgun sequence, a single window of DNA contains:
- the LOC100546034 gene encoding tetraspanin-18-like: MFILLIFLAELSAAILAFIFRENLTREFFTKELKKHYVRNNDTDVFSSTWNSVMITFACCGVNGPEDFDAVLPLPHLPLEKTIPEACCQRKLQSREGMIVNRQACLDGTERFQNRQGCYTVILNSFETYVYLAGALAIGVLAIELFAMIFAMCLFRGIQ; encoded by the exons atgtttattttgttaatcTTCCTGGCGGAGCTTTCAGCTGCAATTCTGGCTTTTATCTTCAGAGAAAAT CTGACGAGAGAGTTTTTCACCAAGGAGCTGAAGAAGCATTACGTGAGGAACAACGACACAGATGTCTTCTCCTCCACCTGGAATTCTGTTATGATCACG ttTGCCTGCTGTGGAGTGAACGGACCGGAAGATTTTGACGCTGTCCTTCCACTTCCACATTTGCCGTTGGAAAAGACTATACCAGAGGCTTGTTGCCAGCGAAAGCTCCAGAGCCGAGAAGGGATGATTGTTAACAGGCAAGCCTGCCTCGACGGCACAGAGAGATTTCAGAACCGGCAG GGCTGCTACACTGTGATCCTGAACTCCTTTGAGACCTACGTGTATCTTGCAGGAGCCCTGGCCATCGGAGTGCTGGCCATTGAG CTGTTCGCCATGATTTTTGCCATGTGTCTCTTCCGAGGGATTCAGTAA